In the genome of Xanthomonas hortorum pv. pelargonii, the window GCCCAGCACGCTGTCGCGCAGCTCCGGCGACAACGAGGCGGGGTTGGCCTGGAAGGCGGCAAAGCGCCGGCGCGCCTCGGCGATCACGGCGGCATCGCCCATGTCGCTGAGGCTGGCGATCAGGCGGCTACGCAACTGCTGGATCTGCGCCGAGTCGCCGGCGCGGTTGTCCCAGCCCAGCGTTGCAAATTCGGCCGACAGGCGCGGCACGGCATAGGCACGCCACGCAGCGCGCGCAGCCGGGTCGCGCTCGAAGCTGGCATCCACGCCATCGTAGATGCTGGCCACCATGTCCCAGACATCGGGCGATGCGCCTGCCACCACCTGGGCAGTGAGATCCAACATGTCGGCCTGTGGCTGTACGCCGGCAACGGCCAGTGCGCTGGTGTCGTTCAACACGCCCAACTGGTCCACCACCGGCAGCGTTCCAAAGCTGTCGGTCAGCGCCTTGAACTGCGCAGGCGCATACAACGTGCGGAAGTAGCCCTTCTGCCCGGCATTGACGACCACTGGCGCGTTGCAGCCCGGCACCTGCACCTGGGCAGTGCCGTCTACCAGCACGCGCACCGGCGTGCCATCGCCGCCGCGCAGGACCACCGGCACATGCCAGCGCAACGGCTGCTTGTCGGGGCGGTCCAGCGTGAACTCGCCCTGCTCCAGCGTCACCGCGGTCTGGCCGCCGACGCAGCGGCTGCTGGCCTTGATCAGCGGCACGCCCGGCTGCAGGGTGAAGTCGTGCGCCACCTGGGTGAATTGCTTGCCCAGGGCCACCGCGTCGATCTGCTGCCACAACTGGTCGGTCACCGCATTGCCGTACTGGTGCTGCTTGATGTAACTCTGCACGCCCGCACGCCAGTGATCCGAGCCGACGTAGTCTTCCAGCATGGCAATCACCGCCTCGCCCTTCTGGTAGGTGATGGCGTCGAAGGCCTGGCTGGCCTGTTCCACGGTGGCCACGTGCTGCACCACCGGGTGGGTGGTCGCATACGCATCGCGCCGCATCGCCGCGCGGCTCTTCTGCGCAGGGCCGGTCTTGTCGATATCCCATTCCGGATGCAGTTTTGCGGTGGTGCGCGCTTCCATCCAGTTGGCGAAGCCTTCGTTGAGCCACAGGTCGTCCCACCACGCCATGGTCACCAGATTGCCGAACCATTGGTGGGCGATTTCGTGGGCAGCGATGGTGAAGACGCCCTGCTTGTCGTTGATGTTGGACACCGCCGGATCCAGCAACAACGAGTATTCGAAGGTAAAGATCGCGCCCCAGTTTTCCATGGCGCTGAAGAACTGGCTGCGTCCGGGCGCGGCGATATTGTCCAACTTGGGCAGCGGGTACGGGATGCCGAAGTAGTCGTTGTACTCGTGCAAGACATCGCGGCCGGATTCCAGTGCGAATTGCGCCTGGTCCACCTTGCCCTTCTGCGCGATGACGCCGATCTCGGTGCCGTTGTCGGCCTTGACGGTGGAACGTTCGAAATCGCCCACGCTGACGAACAGCAGGTATGTGGACATCTTGGGCGAGGTCTGGAACGCGATGCGGGTGCGACCGTTTGCGCCCGGCCGGGACGAGGCAACGGGCATGTTGCTCACCGCCATCTGCCCGGCCGGCGCATTGATCGCCAGGTCGAAAGTGGCCTTGAAGTTGGGCTCGTCCCAGGAAGGAATGAAGCGGCGCGCATCGGAGTTTTCAAACTGGGTGAACAGCGCGCGGCGCGGACCTTGTGCGGTGGTGGAATCCAGCGCGAACAAGCCGTTGGCCTGCGTGTTGATCACGCCACTGTAGTCGATGGACAGCACGTACTCGCCCACTGCCAGCGGCTTGCCGAACGCGAACGTGGCAGTCTGCGCATCGGCATCGGTGCTGACCTTGGCCGTTTGCGGCTTGCCGCCTTTTTGCATGAGCGTGCCACGCGCGAAGCTCAACTTGGCCGCCTGCAACACGATGCGGTCGGTGGGCTGCAGCACGCTGATGTTGATGGCGACCTTGCCGTCGAACGTCATCTTGTCGGCGTGCGGAGTGATCTCCACTGCGTAATGCGTGGGCTTGGCCGTGCGCGGCAACTGGGTGGTGATGGACGAGGCATCGACGCTCGCCGGCACGGGCGCAGCTGCGAAGACGGAGGCAGCCGGACTTGTACCAACCAGGGCCAGTGCGATGGCGGTCACCAGGGGAAGACGCATGGGAAATTCTCGATGGGGGCGAAGTAGGCACGCAACGGCGCCAGTCCGCGGATGATCCGCCGGAACAGTGCACGCAGGCACCGCCAAAAGTCATGCCAAATCTCAGTAATCCTCAAACGCCAACGGCCCGGACAAGCCGGGCCGTTGGACGATGCCGCGATTGGCGTCAGCCGATCAGGCGAACGGATCCTGCAGCACCATCGTGTGGTCACGATCCGGGCCGGTGGAGACGATCGAGATCGGGCAGCCGGCCAGTTCTTCCAGCGCGCGCAGGTAGGCGCGGGCGGCCACGGGCAGCTTGTCCCACTCGGTGATGCCGTGGGTGTTCTCGGTCCAGCCCGGGAACTCCAGGTACACGGGAGTGCACTCTTCCCAGCCCTGCGCGTCCAGCGGTGCGTATTCGGTGCGCTTGCCGCGGTATTCGTAGGCGATGCAGACCTTGAGCTTTTCCATGCCGTCGAGCACGTCGAGCTTGGTGATGCACAGGCCGGAGATGCCGTTGATGGCCACCGCACGCTTGAGCGCAACGATGTCCATCCAGCCGCAACGACGCGGGCGGCCGGTAGAGGCGCCGTATTCGGCACCGCGGTCGCGGATGCCCTGGCCTACTTCGTCGTCCAGCTCGGTCGGGAACGGGCCGCCGCCCACGCGCGTGGCGTAGGCCTTGGCGATGCCGAGCACGTAGTCGATCGCGTCAGCGCCCACGCCGGTGCCTGCCAGTGCGCCGCCCACGGTGGTGTTGGAGCTGGTGACGTACGGGTAGGTGCCGTGGTCGATATCCAGCAACGCGCCCTGCGCGCCTTCGAACAGCACGCGCTTGACCTGCTTGCGCAGGTCGTGCAGGATGCCGGCCACATCCGACTTCATCGGCTGCACGTACTCGCCGAAGGCCAGCGCCTCATCGAAGGTCTTTTGGAAATCCACCGCTTCCACGCCCAGGTACTTGGTCAGCACAAAGTTGTGGTAATCCAGCGCGGTGCGCAGCAGTTCTTCCAGCTGCGGCGGGTAATGCAGGTCGGCGATGCGGATCCCGCGGCGCGCGACCTTGTCTTCGTACGCCGGGCCGATACCGCGGCCGGTGGTGCCAATGGCCTTGCCGCCGGCGGCCTTCTCGCGGGCCTGATCCAGGGCGATGTGGTACGGCATGATCAGCGGCGCGGCCGGGGAGATCTTCAGGCGCGAACGCACTTCCACACCGGCCGATTCCAGCTCGCCGATCTCCTTGATCAGCGCGGCCGGGGAGATCACCACGCCATTGCCGATCAGGCACAGCGCGTCGTCGCGCAGGATGCCGGAGGGGATCAGATGCAAGACGGTCTTCTTGCCGTTGATGACCAGGGTGTGGCCGGCGTTATGGCCGCCCTGGAAGCGGACGACCGCACCGATCTCTTCGGTGAGCAAATCGACGATCTTGCCTTTGCCTTCATCGCCCCACTGGGCACCGAGCACGACAACTGACTGACCCATGACGGGTGAACTCCTGAGTTTTGCTGCGGCCATCGGGGCCGCGGGATGGGACCGGTTCAAGGCTGGCGGCGACACCTGGCGCGCAGCTCCATCGGGGAGCGTTGCAATGGCGCGAAAGCCCTGACACGGAAAAAGCCGAACGGAGTGCTCTGGTTGGAGCGTGCCCGGCCGGCTTTTGTGCATTATCCGGGTTTCGGGTGGCAGGCACTACCCCTTGCAGGCGGCGGATCGGGGAGCTGGTCAGATTGCGGCTGGCCGTCGGTTGCGCGGTGCTCCGAGCGCTGCCGGCCCCTAGCCTGGGAGATCCCGTAGCGACAATCCCAATGGGTCGTAAGAGCGCACCAGGGCGCGACAGGCATTACCGGTAAAGCCGTCGCGCCCAGGTGCGCTCCTACGCTGCCCGTTGCGGTCGGAATGGACCACCCACTCAGTGGCGCACGATCCACAGCGCGATCGCGCCCAGCACCAAGGTCACGCCGCCAATGGCGCGCAGTTGGGCGGTGGGCAGGCTGAACAGTTGCTCGACCATGCGCTTCCAGGCGGCGGGCACGGCAAACAGCAGCAGGCCTTCGATGACGGCGATCAGGCATAACGCGGACAGAAACTCGTGCATCACCAACACCATCACAACGTGGGAGTTGCAGTGTGCCCGACAAGTTCGGCAATCCAACAAGCCTCCGCACGTCGTAGGAGCGCACCTGGGCGCGACTGGCATTACCGGGAAAGCGATCGCGCCCAGGCGCGCTCCTACAGAGGCTGGCGCTTACACGTGCGCTCTTGAGACATCGCGATGCGGCAGGCTCATGTCCCTTCGGCCGCGCCGGGGACACATACAAAAACGCCCGCATTGCGCGGGCGTTTTTGTTTCAACGCGAAGCGATCAACGAGCGATCAACGATCGCTCTTGAGGTACTGCAGGAACGGGTCGTTCTTGTCCAGCACCACCACGCCGTTGCCGTCGGTCATTGAGCCGCGATAGGCCTCAAGGCTGCGATAGAACGCGTAGAACGACGGATCCTTGGAGCCGGCCTGGCCGTAGATGCGGGCGGCATCGGCGTCGCCTTCGCCGCGCAGCTTCTGCGCATCGCGCTCGGCGTCGGCCACGATCACGGTGGACTCGCGGTCGGCCTGGGCGCGGATGGTCAGGGCCTGTTCTTCGCCTTCGGCGCGCAGCTTGCTGGCTTCCTGCTTGCGCTGTGCGCGCATGCGCTCGTAGACGTCGGTGATCACCTGGCTGTCGGTCGGCAGGTCGATCTGCTTGATGCGCAGGTCGGTGATCTGCATGCCCAAGCCCTTGATGGCGCCGTTGATGCCCTTGAGCTGGTTGGCGATCAATTCGCTGCGGTCGCCGGAGACCAGCTGCTGCAAGGTGCGCGAGTTGATCTGGTTGCGCAGCGAGTCGGTGATGATCGGGGCCAGGCGCGAATTGGCCACCGACTCCTCGCCACCGGTGGCGCGGTAGAACGCACGCACATCGGAGATGTAGCCGATGGCGAAGAAGTCCACGCTCACGTCTTTCTGCTCGGCGGTGAAGTAGCGCGCCGGGGCGGTGTCCAGTACCTGGAAGCGGCGATCGAACACGCGCACCGATTCCACGACCGGTAGCTTGAAGTGCAGGCCGGGCTTGAGGTCGGCACGCACCACGCGGCCCAGGTTGAGCACCATGGCGGTCTGGTCTTCGCGTACCACGAACACCGAGCCCATCAGGGCCAGCAGCACGGCGACGATCAGGCCGATGACTAGCGAATTTTTCATTGTTCGGTTCCCTCACGGCCGGTCGGGCGCGGGCCGCGCTCCGGATTGCGGATGCCCTCGCTGCTGCCGCTGCTTTGCGGCGGGTTCAACAGCACATCCTGCGGCACCATCGACGGCATGCCGCCGTTGCCCGTATTGCCACTGCTGTTGGCGGGCTTGTTGAGGTCGGCCGGCAGCGGTACGTAGATGACCTGGCGGCCATCGCTGCCGATCACCTTGCGGTTCTCCGACAGCACCTTCTGCACGGTCTCCAGCCACAGGCGCTTGCGCGTGACCTCGGGGGCGTTGGCGTACTGCTCCTGCAACAAGGTGAAGCGGTCGGCGTCGCCCTCGGCCTTGGAGACGGTCGCCTGCTTGTAGCCTTCGGCGCCGGTGCGGGTGCGTGCACCCTGGCCGCGGGCTTCGGGCACCACCTTGGCGGCATAGGCCTGGGCTTCGTTGATCAGGCGCTCGCGCACCTGCTGGGCACCGTTGACCTCGTCGAAGGCCGGCTTCACTTCTTCCGGCGGGCGCGCGTCGGGCAGTGTCACGCCAGTCACCGACAGACCGGTGTTGTAGGCATCCAGCGCAGCCTGCAGGCGGTCCTTGGAGGCGATGGCCAGCGGGCCGCGATTGTTGAGCACGGTATTGAGGTCGGAACGACCGACCTGCTCACGCACCGCACTTTGCGCAGCCTGCTCCAGCACCAGATCGGCATTGCGCGAACCGAACAGATACTTGCGCGGGTCGCTGATCTGGTACTGCACGTTGAGCGAGACGTTGACGATGTTCTCGTCGCGGGTCAGCACCGGCACCTGATTGCTGAAGGTCTTGATCTCGGTGGCGTTGACCTTGCGCACCGACTCCACCGGCCACGGCAGCTTGAAGTTGGGGCCGGGCTGGAGGATGCGCGAGAACTGGCCGAAGCGCAGCACCACGCCACGCTGCTGCTCGCCGATGAGCTGGAAGCTGGAGAACAGCACCATCAGCACCACCGCGACCAGGATCCAGCGCCACACGCCGCCATCGAACAACTCTTTCAACGGGGCGGGCAGATTGCCCCAACCACCACCGTTGCCACCACCGCGCGGGCCCCAGGACCTGCGACGGTTGGGATCCGGGCCGTCTCCGCCCTTGTTGCCGGGTGTGTTCCAGGCCATGCACGCTCCATGATCGAGGGGCTGCGCGGGCCAGTCCCGCAGTGCCGCCGTGTTGTGTGATTCGATGATTCTACTAGATGGGGCAGACCCACCGTTTTGAAAGGCCCCATTTGGTGCATCGGCGGTTTAGCCGGTGGGGTGAGTTAAGCCGGTGGCGGGGGTGGCGGGCGGCTCGGGGCACGGTGTCGGCGCGATTTGGGGTCAAGCGTCGGAGCGTGCGCGCTGGAGTTGGCAGAGGGTGATCAAGCTTCAGTACTGCAACGATGTCCGAACGGCACCAGCAGCACAGCTGGCTTTGGCATCAACGCGAGGTGGCGCGTGGTTACCGCGATCACAC includes:
- a CDS encoding M1 family metallopeptidase; this translates as MRLPLVTAIALALVGTSPAASVFAAAPVPASVDASSITTQLPRTAKPTHYAVEITPHADKMTFDGKVAINISVLQPTDRIVLQAAKLSFARGTLMQKGGKPQTAKVSTDADAQTATFAFGKPLAVGEYVLSIDYSGVINTQANGLFALDSTTAQGPRRALFTQFENSDARRFIPSWDEPNFKATFDLAINAPAGQMAVSNMPVASSRPGANGRTRIAFQTSPKMSTYLLFVSVGDFERSTVKADNGTEIGVIAQKGKVDQAQFALESGRDVLHEYNDYFGIPYPLPKLDNIAAPGRSQFFSAMENWGAIFTFEYSLLLDPAVSNINDKQGVFTIAAHEIAHQWFGNLVTMAWWDDLWLNEGFANWMEARTTAKLHPEWDIDKTGPAQKSRAAMRRDAYATTHPVVQHVATVEQASQAFDAITYQKGEAVIAMLEDYVGSDHWRAGVQSYIKQHQYGNAVTDQLWQQIDAVALGKQFTQVAHDFTLQPGVPLIKASSRCVGGQTAVTLEQGEFTLDRPDKQPLRWHVPVVLRGGDGTPVRVLVDGTAQVQVPGCNAPVVVNAGQKGYFRTLYAPAQFKALTDSFGTLPVVDQLGVLNDTSALAVAGVQPQADMLDLTAQVVAGASPDVWDMVASIYDGVDASFERDPAARAAWRAYAVPRLSAEFATLGWDNRAGDSAQIQQLRSRLIASLSDMGDAAVIAEARRRFAAFQANPASLSPELRDSVLGAVARNADAATWDALHALARQETSSMVRDTYYDFLSMPNDEALAKRALELALTPEPGATTGASMIDRVASQHPELGFDFAVAHRTQVDTLVNSTSRARYYPSLGMGSAELATADRIKAYAEQYIAPTSRQAADNAINTIQTRVKLRAALLPQIKAWLKQRKR
- a CDS encoding adenylosuccinate synthase, giving the protein MGQSVVVLGAQWGDEGKGKIVDLLTEEIGAVVRFQGGHNAGHTLVINGKKTVLHLIPSGILRDDALCLIGNGVVISPAALIKEIGELESAGVEVRSRLKISPAAPLIMPYHIALDQAREKAAGGKAIGTTGRGIGPAYEDKVARRGIRIADLHYPPQLEELLRTALDYHNFVLTKYLGVEAVDFQKTFDEALAFGEYVQPMKSDVAGILHDLRKQVKRVLFEGAQGALLDIDHGTYPYVTSSNTTVGGALAGTGVGADAIDYVLGIAKAYATRVGGGPFPTELDDEVGQGIRDRGAEYGASTGRPRRCGWMDIVALKRAVAINGISGLCITKLDVLDGMEKLKVCIAYEYRGKRTEYAPLDAQGWEECTPVYLEFPGWTENTHGITEWDKLPVAARAYLRALEELAGCPISIVSTGPDRDHTMVLQDPFA
- a CDS encoding DUF2065 domain-containing protein, whose protein sequence is MVLVMHEFLSALCLIAVIEGLLLFAVPAAWKRMVEQLFSLPTAQLRAIGGVTLVLGAIALWIVRH
- the hflC gene encoding protease modulator HflC, yielding MKNSLVIGLIVAVLLALMGSVFVVREDQTAMVLNLGRVVRADLKPGLHFKLPVVESVRVFDRRFQVLDTAPARYFTAEQKDVSVDFFAIGYISDVRAFYRATGGEESVANSRLAPIITDSLRNQINSRTLQQLVSGDRSELIANQLKGINGAIKGLGMQITDLRIKQIDLPTDSQVITDVYERMRAQRKQEASKLRAEGEEQALTIRAQADRESTVIVADAERDAQKLRGEGDADAARIYGQAGSKDPSFYAFYRSLEAYRGSMTDGNGVVVLDKNDPFLQYLKSDR
- the hflK gene encoding FtsH protease activity modulator HflK; its protein translation is MAWNTPGNKGGDGPDPNRRRSWGPRGGGNGGGWGNLPAPLKELFDGGVWRWILVAVVLMVLFSSFQLIGEQQRGVVLRFGQFSRILQPGPNFKLPWPVESVRKVNATEIKTFSNQVPVLTRDENIVNVSLNVQYQISDPRKYLFGSRNADLVLEQAAQSAVREQVGRSDLNTVLNNRGPLAIASKDRLQAALDAYNTGLSVTGVTLPDARPPEEVKPAFDEVNGAQQVRERLINEAQAYAAKVVPEARGQGARTRTGAEGYKQATVSKAEGDADRFTLLQEQYANAPEVTRKRLWLETVQKVLSENRKVIGSDGRQVIYVPLPADLNKPANSSGNTGNGGMPSMVPQDVLLNPPQSSGSSEGIRNPERGPRPTGREGTEQ